Part of the Triticum urartu cultivar G1812 chromosome 2, Tu2.1, whole genome shotgun sequence genome, TGCGAACGGTAATATTTAGTCTCCAATCCATGTATCTGGTGACAGATATGAGACGACTAGGAGCAAAATGCAGAAACTAGGAAAATTATGCGTATGAGACGTGATGTCGACGCCCTCTGCTATCGTTGACCTAGTAAAACCCCTCCACCGGGGTTGCATTACCATATCTATAGCTATGTACATGAAGTCCAACGAGGCTGAAGTTTCCCAAACTTCACGGCTTGCTGACATCTAAGTCTACGCCTACTTCCCCGTCGCAGTCTTGTTCATCATCGTCACCCCTATGTCGCTTCCCTAATACTCTTTGCTTCTCATCCTCTATAGGAGGAGAAGCCTTAACAGTTAAACTGAATACTTCATCGTTGCACTGCTGTTCAGCATCATCATCCCTTGGCCGCTTCCCTAGTATTGTCTCCTTTTCATCCTCTACAGAAGTAGCTGCCTTATCAGTCAAACTTAACACTTCATTATTGCAGTGCTGATCAGCATCGCCCTCCCTAGGTCCCCTTGCTAATAATGTTTGCTCATCATCATCTATAGAAGCAGAGCCCTTATCAGTTGAACAGAACACTTCCCCATTGCAGTTATGTTCCGCAGCATCGTCCCTAGGCCGCTTCCCCAATATCGTTCTCTTTTCATCCTCTGCAGCTGCAGAGGCCATGTGAGTTAAACTAACCTCAGTTTGCGTAGCAGCTCCTGTTTGTTCCCCATTGCAGTCCTGTTCAGCATCATCATACCTCACTCGCTTCACTAACACTGTTTGCTTCTCATCATCCTCTACAGAAGCAGAGCCCTTATCAGTCAAACTAAACATTTGCCCGTTGCAGTTCTGTTCTGCAGTACCCTCCCTAAGCCGCTTCCCTGACATCGTTTGCTTTTCAATCTCTGCAGCTGCAGAGGCTGTCTCAGTTAAACTAGCCTCAGTTTGCTTAGCAGCTCCTGTTTCTTCCCCATTGCAGTCATGTTCAGCATATCGCTTCCCTAATATTGTTTGCTTCTCATCATCTATAGAAGCAGAGGCCTTGTCAATCAAACTAACATCAGTTTGCATACTGACTCCAGTCTGTTTATCTCGACTGGAGTTTGCTTGCACAACAGCAAGCTCTTGATCAGATAGTGTAGAATTGGAGCCCAAACGACCAGTGGATGTCATGTTATCAAGTTGCCTAGTTTGGACACCAGCCGAAGGTATTCTCGACAACACATCTGGCTTCCTTTCTATATGTACCCAACGACTCTTGATCCAATCTCTTGAAATTCTTATATCATTTAGCTGGCATACACGAAAAAAGTTTTCACCTGGAACAATCATAATATAAGTGTCAGTGACATCCTTCTGTTGCAACTTGCAGAAGTAACTTTAAGAAGAAATACAGAAAAAATAGGGTACTTGGTAGAAGACGAGGCACATGCAGTTGCTAATTTCTATCACATGAAATACCAAGATAACATTCATTCTCCATCTAATGAATTGCTTCCACAATTTGCAAGCAGTTTTACATCATGATATAGATGATGGTGAATCATGATATGGCTTTTGGAATGTCAGTATTTTTGGAATTTACATACTGATTTAATAgtaactgaagcaaaagatttgTAGAGCAAAATGCCATGAAGTGCCTCAACATTTAGCAAAACAGTGAGTCTCAACACAATACAGTGTAATCCTCATGACTCACTCAATGCCAAAAGAATTGCAGTAACATGACAAACAAGACTCCAAACTGGATGTTTACCTATCACACAATGTATTTCATAAATTGTGCAACATGCTTTTTTTCAGGTTCCGACAGTAATAATTTTGCAAAATCAGCAGAATTATTGTCATACCAACACCATGGCAGGACAAAAGAAACAGTCATGCTCCCCTCCCAGATTTACAAAAGCTACTTATTTATGTGCGATGCACCTAGCTTGTACTAACAGTGTGAACTGACACACGGTAACATGGAGAAAACAATTAACAATCCGTGGCACCAAACTGATGGACGATGAGAAAATATTCCATTTTTAGGTAATATGGTTTAATCTAAAGGAGTGTAAGGAGTATGAATCACCAGGGGGGAAGGGGGGCAGTAAAGAGCTATTGAGATTTTGTTCTCTTATCTTGCGTATTTCGTAGGCAGACCAAGAATGGAAAAGCATCATTTCAGCAAGAGAAAGCACCTGGGAAATATATTTGCAGGCCATCAGATGAACCGGCATCTGTACTCACTAAAACTCCTTCCCACCAGCCATTAAATTGCCAGACATCAACAGCAGTTCCAGGTAAAAGAGCAGTGTCATCGACCAAAGTCTTTTGTTGAGGACGTGGCCTAATTCTTAGCCGGCCTGGGCATCTCAGTCCAAGTTTATCAGGAAGAGCCAATATAGAGGCACGTACACGCTCCTACATGGAAGCATAAAATAAGTTCAATTGGCATGGCAAGAAATAACCTCATCGGTGCTATAAAAACATACGCTTGTGCAGAAAAAACAGAATAGATCATGATATTGGGAAAAATAAAAGGAGTGCCAGAATGCCGAATATtatgatatactccctccgttctaaaatataaggtgtattaaTATTCCAAAAGGGCAAACGTAACCTATGTTTGACCAAGTTCATAGAAATTTGTATCAACATATACAATACCAAATATAGAAAATATGAAAGAAAATGCCATGGTGAATCTAATGATGCTGATTTGGTATTGTAGTCATTGATATTTTTTGCTCTATAAACTTGGTCGAACATAGAGAAGTTGACTTTTCTGAAAATTAATATACCTTATAATTTGGAACAGAGTATTATCACTTCAAATGCATAATCCAACTTAGAAAAGTTATACTAAGATCAGTTAGTCATACCTCCAATTTACCACAATCATCAGCATTTTCGAGATCATCATATTGAATCTTCAGTTTGTCATGACTAGTACATGGCCTCAGAACTGTACACCTGAACCAGCAGCCCACAATGCCACTGTCTTGAGATAAGACCTCTATCTTGTCACCAACGTTGTAGGTTGGCATAGGCTGACTCTGGGGCCCTATAAACTTAACTGAGAGATGTCTTACAGGAGATTGTTTATTACTTGGCTTCTGATAAGATGGTATGGAGTCTGCTTGTGGGCTTCGGCAGATTTTGGTACCTAAACATTTCGAATAAAGCCTCTCGAACTGCTTTGAAGACTTGGTCTTCCCAGGTGAACAATGTCTGAGTATCCTTATGACATCAGAACCATCCTTTTCTTGTTCAGGTGAAACTTTCAAGGATAGGACAGCAGCTTGATTAAAATATCCACGCAATGTTCTCAAGTCAAAATGCTTAAATTTATTTTTGCTGTACTGACGAAAGCAGAAACGGATCCCCGCCAATGAACTATTTGGCAAAGTGTCCCCACATTTTTCATAATGCTCTGGGGTTAAAACAGTAGCAATATCATCGACACACTCAACACTGATTACTTGAGAATAAGAGGTGATGAAAACTTCGCAAGGATGAGGAGCAGGAGGAGGTATGGCACAAGCAAATTCCTGGTTTTGATGAAACCATCGCACTTTAACTTTCTTGAGTCCCTTCTTATCTTCATACATATCCTCCAAGTATGCAAGATAACGGTTTTCCTCCTCAGACATGACAAGTGCAAAAGAGTGGATCTGCCAAATGATACATCATATAGAATTAAAAGATGGTTACCGGTAACTAAGTGTACAAACAGTCATAACAAAACTTACAGATATTGTGGTTCCATTACGACAAAAGGCTTGATAGTGCTGAAGCTGCTTGCTACAAGTCCAGAATGGACCAGACCACATAATGTCTGTACTGCAAGTTGTACCCTAATAATATAATTGGAAAATTATCAACATGTTCATGGAAGATGCGGCAAAACTATATGCAAAGTTATAGGTGATTGCGTACCAGATTGTGACACACATAGCTATCAGTTTCGCTGTATCCATCTAATCCAACATCATTGCCCATACGAGGTCCAAATTTTGAAAAATCTGGAATGAACAACAAGCAACTAGATATCAATATCACTGAGGAACAATCTGAAACAAAATAATACATGTCTCAATCATACAAGTTATATACTTATATCATTATATGCTGAACAGGACAGGCCTGACAGGTGGTCGAAACATTATGGCTAGGAAATGCAGCCAGGAAAATGATCACAAGGGATGTGTTAAGGCTCAGAAGGTCCATCTCCCTCAAATGGGATGACAATCTACCAAATGTAATAAACACAAAGAAGCAATTCACTCAAATCGAATCATGGCATACTAATTAAACTATAAGAATATAGTGAGCTAGTTTGCCTTGTTTTGCCAAAAATGAGGACAGCCTGTCACTAGGGTGCTTACAGCTTAAACTTGGTGTGAGCGCAGGGATGAAAATGGAGCAGAAACTTTCCGCTTTTCCAGAGGAAAAATAGAAAGGGGGAGGAAATATGAAAACGGAAACAGAAATTTGCAAAACGGAAGTGGAAATGGAATTTTTTATGCGGAAACAGAAACAAAAATGGAATGGTGTTTTCCGGTGGGACAGGCGTGGAAACGGAACTTTCCGTTTCCGTGAATATGGGATTTCCGTTTTGACTATAGACCTATGGCTGCTTTGTAGCCCAACCACCAAACAACACACAATGACACAATGAGTAGAATGGATAATTTGAGGCCCAACTTCTGCTACCACACATGTACTCAGCTTGACCCCATACGTAATTGTCCAGTACTACTACAATACTACGCTGAGTTACTAACTATAATGATATTATTTTGTAGCCATGTTAACAATTCTATAAATTCGTTTGTTTTTGTGTGTATTTCTCTATGATTCAAGGAGTTTTTAAGTTCCGGTCAACACCCACTTCTGTTTTCGTGTCTGCTTTGTATTCACTCTGTCCGTTTCTGGTAGTATCTGTTTCCGTATACATTTTCGGAGTTTCTGTATTTGTTTCCGCTTCTGCAAAAATATATGAAAACAAATGTGGTAACACTCAGTTCTGTCCGTTTCCGCTCCGTTTTCATCCCTATGTGAGCATGATTCAACTTTCACCTGTTAAACTTGCCTGCCTCATATAGTGTATGTGCTTTCCTTTTAATTCGCAACCATTCAATCCAGTTGGGTGCTCCTATGGTATTTTCATCCCATTCAAAAAAAGATGGCATTTTAGTTTCACAGAAAAGATGCCATTTTCATATTATGATGAGAAAAGGACACACAATTCATTTTTTTCCAACACATTGAAACTCCTATCACCAGCAAGTGCAATAATGATGGATAAGAAAACATAGACGGTAATAGATCTTCAGCAGCAAATGAATCAAGATAGCTGACAGAGTACAACTGAATCTTAACTAGTGTGAAGGCGCTTGCGGCCACGGGGAGTCATCTCAAGTGTGgtggtgcgggctgagctttggTGATCAAAGGGATGATGCAGCGAGGTTGGAGTGGATTAAAGCTCTCAGCTGTTGATGGGTGTTCTTTGAGAAGTTAGTATTGGTATTCTTACTGGCTGTTAGTTGCTAAGAGCAAGTATAATAAAGTGCTATAAGCCTGCTTACATGGCACTATtgcttatgtggaggagagagacgAGGACAATGAAAGgagtgagctctcatgcaagagccaacATATAAACGTGCTCCTAGGCAAATGGAGTAAATGCaaagagaagagaaagagagCAATTGAAAAGGATGACTAACctaatagccaaccttatagccggTCCTATTTTATGAGTGACTAATAATGACGATTTTGATGACATGTCAACCAtatatagccagctgctggctatactATGACATGCCCTAATAGGTAAAAATGAATAAATGAGGGGAAAGAGAAAGTGGAAAAAAGGATTAACCTAATAGTAACCTTAAAGCGAACCCTATTATATGAGTGATTAATAATGTTGGCTTTTGATGATAAGGCGGTCTtatatagccagctgctggctatattATTAGCCTTGCTCTAAGTAGTGAATCAAAATTTCCACAGGTTGATGTGCGGTGTAGTTCCTGTTATCACTACGATAATACTTCTCTCGCAGACTCGAGTCCCATGTCGTTCCGCAAGGCCTCTTTGTCTGGATTTTTAATCCAAGTAAGATAACGATGGTCTTATCTCTAAAAACCTAGGGTATGTTTTGTTTGTGTCCAACACCTACCTTACCAAATTTTcagtcatgaccaaaattttgtaccttgtttggatggttgccaagTCCTTGGCAttctctagttcatttttcttgccaacaTCGGCCAAATTCATCTTAGTGAGCTAACTTAAATAATCCCCAATCATGTATGCCTTAGTTCTGTAGTTCTACGTTCCTGAAGTGGTGATTTGAATTAGATCGATCATCAGTTTGCTACATTAAACCATATTATTGTttgacatgttcaacagttaggtgtggcagagatgcgtatgttgagatggatgtgtggccacacgaggaaggatcgagtccggaatgatgatatacgagatagacttggggtagcaccaattgaagagaagcttgtccaacatcgtctgagatggtttgggcatattcagcgcaggcctccagaagctccggtgcatagtggacggctaaagcgtgcggagaatgtcaagagagggtggggtagaccgaatttgacatgggaggagtccgttaagagagacctgaaggattggagtatcaccagagagctagctatggacaggggtgcgtggaagcttgctatccatgtgccagagccatgagttggttgcgagatcttatgggtttcacctctagcctaccccaacttgtttgggactaaaggctttgttgttgttgttgttgttgttgttgtattGTTTGAAACTATTCCCAGTGGATGGTCCTACTATGATTTTGCATATAAAGTAGACACTCATTATCTACAACAAGTGTCGAGCTTCCCCAGCTTTCATAATATTTAATTTTACACTTCCCATAGGAATGCCGACTGCTAGTTTCTAAGACCTGACAAACTCCTTAATTGGTGGCCTAGTGTACAATCTTGCATCCATGCTGGTATGGTTGCTAGTGCATTAGGTCTCCGGTTTGGTCAAACTGTAAAAGACAGGAGCGGACTTGCCTGCTTCCCTCCTTGTAAAATGATGGTGGAAAGGACTCGCAGGTctgtaagggcatctccaatgccAGGCGCTAGGGAAAATTTCCCGTTCTATCGGCAGTTGCGTCCTCAATTCCTGGCGTCGGGTGCCGCAGCGACGCAAAATAAGGCAGCGAGCGCTTGCCCTTTTTTCACACGAGATGAGGCACAAAGAGCTGTTCTCCACCCGTATTTAGTGCCGACGGTTAGCGCCTAGCATTGGCCCAGATAACACTTGGGTTTTTTAAAAATTCTGCTATTTGTCTTTTTCTGTTTAAGCGTCTAGATAAGCGTACACCATTGTAGATGCTCTAAAGTGCAATAAAACCATGTCATCAAACATCACATGTTACTGTCACCCAACAGGTAAAGCACAAAAGCTAAGACATCAACAAGTGGCTATCCAAACATTTATGCTAATTAATGTTACCACATCTCGAAGGGGAGCCCTGGCGCAGCGGTAAAGCTGTTGCCTTGTGACCAATGAGGTCACGGGTTCGAGTCCTGGAAACAGCCTCTTACAGAAATGTAGCGAAAGGGTGCGTACAATAGACCCAAAGTGGTCAGACCCTGCGCAAGCAGGAGCTATATGTACCGGGCTGCCCTTTTATGTTACCATATCTCAACATGAGATGAAATTGGACGGGACAACCTCAATTTTGACATACTTTGCCATTCGGGTATTTTCGCATTACAGTCTAACATGCCCTTGAAGGTTTAAGAAGTGCCTGATCGTGTCTATTGCAAAGCAAGCTTCTTTACTGAGGACCGATGCGGTAAACTATGTAGGCAAGATTTCAGTTTTGCTAAAGTGCCCTAGACAAACCCGTTCCAGAAACACTAGTCAACATAACATGTTAAATTCAAGAAACAATAACAGATGGTAATGCTTAGTATCAGCAAAATTAATGTATCAAATATTACAAACAGAGCAGGAGGGAATTACTTGAGGTGAGGGTCTTCGCCGGAAGGAAGGACTCGAGCCAATCCACCACCTCACGGCGTGACCGCCACTTGCGCGCAAACATCCCCTGCCCACCATCAGCGCCACCGGATCCCTGCGGCCCATGGAAATCCTCTGAAACGACGTAGAGCATGTGGCGCAGGCTCCGCTCGGTGCCCACGACTGCCAGGTGAGACACGCCCTCGGCGTCTTCCAAGTAGTAATGCACGACGCGGCTGCCCCTCTCCTGCGAGAGGAACTCCTCGCTCCACCTCACGAACTCCGGTCGGTCCTCCCTCGCCATGTTTGCCGCGGTACCAACAGGACGCACCCCCAGCCCGGAGTACTAAACAAAGGAAGGGGCCTTTGGCGACAGGCTCATGACCTTccggtgggagggggagggggggtcCTCAAAACGAAGAAAGCGGCTTTAGGGTTCTCGGGGAAGAAGGGGAAGCGGGGGACGTCTCTCCGAAACCTCGGAGGACGCAAAAATTGCACGGGGAACTTGAGATTGACGTGGAAAGCAGGGGGTTGGGGAACGGCGGCCGGGGATTCCTTGCAATCCCCGGGGGAGGAGGATTTCTGGGGCTTCAAAGAGACTTGGGGGCAGTTCTTGCGGGCCAAATCGGCTTAAATCGGAAGGGGTTCAGGCTGACCAAGAAGCCTTCCATGGAGCCAGGGGCAGCAGCGAGCGGGTTCTTGGGCTGGTTGGCCCCAAAAGGAAAACCAGAAATTTCAAGAAATTACTCCAGGAAGAAAGATGGCGGcagcggcggaggcggaggcggcggcggaaaaCGAGCAGGAGGGAGGCAGTCTGCTTGGAAAAGCCCCACTCCGAGaaggcgagggcggcggcggaggagcgcggagggaggtgggaggggaggcggacaggtgggaggggagggggggcgagGAGGAGGGTGAGATGCTTGAAAGGGGAATCTACTATGTCCCCCCTCTCTTTTCGGGTTTCTCTGTACCGCGTGGTTTTCGTTGGGGTGTGAAAGTGAAAAGTGTCAAGGTTTTCTTCTGCCTTGTATACGGAGTATGTAATAAAACTTTGAGAGGAACAAAGGTCAAAAACAGCATCTCTCAATCAAAAGTAAAAGGGAAAAGGTCAAGAACAGCTGTGACATGGCACCTATGGGATGAGTTGTTCCATGGTTTTTATATGCTAAATTTCATTTGTGTCATATGTTATGTGTTTTTTCAGTCGCAGTCATAAAAAACATCATACGTCGGGCTAGTAATTTAAACAACAAATGGTAGCACAAGCTCATATATTGGTCCTGAGAGAAATTTATGGATGAATACAAAATAGTATAAGGACTCTGGTCAAGTGACTAAAATTATAGTAATCAACTTGAAAACAGTGTTTTGTTATTAAGAAACTTTTTTTAAAAGGCACTTTGTTTGTTCACTAATCCATGGTGTCTCCCTCCAGGGTTCTCGAGGGAGATCCTCCATTGTTGACATCGGTTGCCATCATCACTTGAAGCGGGTCATTGGAGCCGCTGTAATTAGAGTTGGATTCATAGGGCGGGAAGCCCCCTAAGGTACGTTTCCGGTGTTGTTGTCGTAGTCGGAGTGTTGTAGCCTCCCACACAGTATCCCGCGACTTGAGCGTCGAGAGAGTACGAGGGGTTGTCATCACGCCAAGTCATACCATTGTGTCGCGTGGGGGCGTATCCAAGAGAGGGGCAAGTCACCCATGCGGTGTAGTCATCATAGGTCGTAGGAAATCCGTAATGGGCCCTAGTGTAGTACGAAGGGAGGTCGGGGTCATATCACATGGTGGAAGAGCCGTAGTTTACGCTCGCCGATGACCTAGGCATCCAAGTCACCGTCGGGAGCATTGAAGTAGATCCGTTTCGGGGAAGCAAGTTCAACGTGAAGGAGGTGTTGCAATAGCCATCAGACTTGTTGTTCTAATTCCGAACAGAGGAATTGTGGTTATCGCAGCAAGAGTCGAAGGCCATTTATAACATTTTCTAACACCATTGAAGAGGGCGATGTGGGTGAAGATGATGGAGGAGTGATTGATGTTGCTAATATGGTCTGCCAGCGAGAGGATCCTCATGGTCGGCGCCAACTGTCGAGTTTTTTTCAATGTACCTAACAACAGTGCAGAAGTTGCATTTTAATTTGTGTGACAGTGAGACGTCCCCTCGGGTCACCACATGGACACATGGGACATGttctacccaggttcgggccccctTCATGCGAGTAACAACTCTACTCCTTTTCTAGAGTTATATCGCAAATGGATTGCAAATGGTGGAGTACAAAAACGTATTCGATGGGTTGGGGATGGACGGTCTATACAAGGTGTTTAGTTTGGATCTACCAATCGTGATAGTCACTACTACAATCCGTTTTACTATTGAGCCCTCATTACTGACTGATCTATGCCCACCAGTCAGTGATGACTATTCCAAATCAACAAAAAAGTCATCACTGGCCGGCCATATATATGGTTGGTCAGTAATAACTATTCCAAACAATCCATTTTGAGCGAAAAAATACATCATTGACCGGTCGTATATATCGCCTATCAGTGATGATATGCATCACAGCTAGACTGATATCACTGACCAGCCATCTACTCTGGCACGCCTATGTTGTACCGTTCATCATTAACTTGCTTACATTTCGGCCGTGAGTGATTTTCAACCTAGGTCGCAACTCACTCCTTAGCCAGTCCATATAAAAGATCCTAACCCTAGAGAGAGTCTTCTCCCTCTCACCTTGTGCAGCCAACCACACAAATCTCTCCACCTACCAAAACAAGACTCCACACACATCCTAATTCATTCCCGCCCTTCCCACATCAGGGCTGCCACCCACCGCCGACCTTGCCCCATATCCCTCAGACCTCATCGCCGACCTCCCTTACCGTCCCTGCCCCACCATCTCCTCCTCCCATCCCCTCCCTCCCCTCGTCACAAGATGAGAGAAGAGGGAGATAGAGCGACTAGGTCAGGTGACAGCCCAGATCCTCCATAGTCGCTTAGGGCCTCGACCAAGGTCGGCTCCTGATGGCCTGCAAGATACACAAGTTTGTGTTGCACCTTCGTGTAAGTATCGCAATAGTTATCGTCCCAACAAAGAGAGGAGGAGAGTATTGTGAGTGGAGTTAGGTCACACACAAGTTGTCATAGGTCTTGTGCAAATTAACGATCTGGAAATTTGTAGATGGTATTATTGTCCCTTGAAACAAATATACCAGAGTGGCAAAAGAGTTGATAGTTGCGGCGAGAATAATAAAGAGCTTAAAAGTAAATGGCATAAAGTGAAGCACTGGAAGTAAATGGTTGTTGTCTGCAATAGAGCAGTTAGGTGCAGAGAAACTTCGGATCATGGTGTACATCAAGTGTACTATTGCAACGGTAATACCAATTACCTTGTATTGTGATTCTAGCGCATATATTGTTTGCTATGTAGGTGGTTCACCTATGAGTGGTCGAACTCCTCCATGTAAGAATTGTTCTCCCTTATACTCTTGCTTTGACGTTGCCATAACATGGTCGTTTCAAGAATTAAGGTCATAAGACTAGAACAACACATTAGGTTTCGTGGATCACCATAATCTCATATTATGTTCGTTCCTCATAGATACCAACACCTATCACCTGGAGGTCACAAATTCACTAAACAATATGTGTTACCTGATACATCTTTGTTGTATCTACAactttttattgtttcatgctacaTTTATATCATTCATACATACTTTTGGCACCAATTTATATCACTTTTATTTGCAATAGCCTATTAATCCAGTGCCAAAggccagtttctgttttctagTGTTTTGGGGCTTTTCAGGACAAAAATTACAGAACATTTGATCAACCTTGCGGGACCGATAAAATCATGATTTGATTCTTGGACTagaaatttgcaaacaggcctaATTTCTCTGAATTTTCATGATAGCACAACTAGACAACCATTGATCAACTGGATTAGTTGCATTAGAAGAGATTTCTCTTATTCAACCATGGATGGAACCAAGAAATAATTTTGCAATTTTATGCCACTCTTTATGTCTCGGGGAATCTAAATGACTGCAACACTTGGGTGTTTGAATGGATGACAAAAACAGAGAAAATCACCTGCACTATTGACCGGTTCATTGATATGCGTCATTTTCCTCGCTTTGAGTTTGATGAATCTTGTGATCACACGCTACATTTCTAGGATGTTACTGGTGCTCAGTTGCACTTGTTGATGGACCCTATCAAGGTTGGCGATGCTTGTCCTACTAAGTGTCGGTGCTAAAaccggtagatctcgggtagggggtgttggggaacgtagcaataattcaaaattttcctacgtgtcaccaagatcaa contains:
- the LOC125536349 gene encoding uncharacterized protein LOC125536349 is translated as MAREDRPEFVRWSEEFLSQERGSRVVHYYLEDAEGVSHLAVVGTERSLRHMLYVVSEDFHGPQGSGGADGGQGMFARKWRSRREVVDWLESFLPAKTLTSNFSKFGPRMGNDVGLDGYSETDSYVCHNLGTTCSTDIMWSGPFWTCSKQLQHYQAFCRNGTTISIHSFALVMSEEENRYLAYLEDMYEDKKGLKKVKVRWFHQNQEFACAIPPPAPHPCEVFITSYSQVISVECVDDIATVLTPEHYEKCGDTLPNSSLAGIRFCFRQYSKNKFKHFDLRTLRGYFNQAAVLSLKVSPEQEKDGSDVIRILRHCSPGKTKSSKQFERLYSKCLGTKICRSPQADSIPSYQKPSNKQSPVRHLSVKFIGPQSQPMPTYNVGDKIEVLSQDSGIVGCWFRCTVLRPCTSHDKLKIQYDDLENADDCGKLEERVRASILALPDKLGLRCPGRLRIRPRPQQKTLVDDTALLPGTAVDVWQFNGWWEGVLVSTDAGSSDGLQIYFPGENFFRVCQLNDIRISRDWIKSRWVHIERKPDVLSRIPSAGVQTRQLDNMTSTGRLGSNSTLSDQELAVVQANSSRDKQTGVSMQTDVSLIDKASASIDDEKQTILGKRYAEHDCNGEETGAAKQTEASLTETASAAAEIEKQTMSGKRLREGTAEQNCNGQMFSLTDKGSASVEDDEKQTVLVKRVRYDDAEQDCNGEQTGAATQTEVSLTHMASAAAEDEKRTILGKRPRDDAAEHNCNGEVFCSTDKGSASIDDDEQTLLARGPREGDADQHCNNEVLSLTDKAATSVEDEKETILGKRPRDDDAEQQCNDEVFSLTVKASPPIEDEKQRVLGKRHRGDDDEQDCDGEVGVDLDVSKP